The Leopardus geoffroyi isolate Oge1 chromosome C1, O.geoffroyi_Oge1_pat1.0, whole genome shotgun sequence sequence GGGATATGGTGTCCACCACGGATGTCTGCTAGACTCAGAAACTAAGgttgagtgaaaaaaaggaagtcaCAGGGAATTACGTACAATGTATTACATTTTTACAaagttcaaagataaataaagatatatcCTGCATTATTAAGGATACAATTATGGATATTGTGCATATGCAGTTATGGATTTTATGAAAGCAAGACAGGCAGGAAAGGGTTTATCGCATGTTGGGAGACAGTCAGCAAGTCTGCCAGAAAGCACATGTCAGGGTGCAGCTGGAGATAAAGGTAGTGGGGTAAGGAAGGTGGTTCATTGGCGGGTGTCTTTGAAACCAATCTTCAATTTTACTCTAATACGAAAAGCAAAGGGCAGCGAGCTTGTGAGAAAGAACGCGACAGGATGGAAATGTATGGAAGGGAATCACTCCgcctgggaggggaaggaggcttTGGGACAAAGTTCCTTCGCAGCGGGTAGCACTGGGAGGTTCCCTTGCTTTTAGGGAGCCTCCTTTCTGCTCTGTTCCTTTATCAGGGGCGGACAGGCAGGGTGTGGCTGGTTGGTGTATAGGAGGCAGCTAGAGGGGagtgtgtgggggcaggagaagCCCCtggctgagggctgagggctgaggcctgagggctgagggctgaggcctgagggctgagggctgagaaTAAAAGATGAACTCTTCCCAAGGCTCACCTCAGCCCTACCTGATGCTCCTGCCTGAAGCCTGATCTCCGTGGATGGACGGAGGGAGCGTTCCCAGCTTGGAGACTCCAGGTCTGCTGGTGAGGGACAAAGGGCCCCTGATTCCAAAGGTGGTgagtcctccctctctctcctcttcattcTCCTTAGTCCTTTGACTTTCTCGGGATCCTCAAGTTTGTTGGAGAAACTGTTCCCTTTCTCCTTACTCACAAGTACGTTTTAGAAGACAAAATGGGGCAAGTGGAAATGAGCGTAACAGGATGAGGGACAAGGGGGCTGGATGGGTTTTGTCTAAAGATTCTCACTGAAGTaatattgttatcattattattacagcTGTCATGTATTTAGTCCTTATTAGCCAGGTCCTATGCTCTGTGCATCTAGACCAATCATTTGTAGATTTGTGGAGTCTTCTTAGCCTGCTTGGGGTTGTCAAGGGAACTTCCAGTGCgtggttttttgtgtttgtttgttttgttttttctgatttAGAAGGTTTTGAAATTAAACTCTTTAAAACTTAAACGTAAATGGGTGCCCGGGGACAACATATTTCCAACACGTGTAGTAGAAAGAAAATTGTTGCTATGTGAAGAATTTTGCAAACCATTAAAGAGACAGATgcccacataaaaaaaaatggacaaagtccaaataataagtaatcaaaaaatataaattaaaacaaaacaccattaattcttttattttttatttattttttaattttcttttctttttttttttaattttttttaacattttgtttatttatttttgagacagagagagacagagcatgaactggggaggggcagagagagagggagacacagaatcggaagcaggctccaggctctgagccatcagcccagagcccgacacggggctcgaactcacggactgcgagatcgtgacctgagccgaagttggacgctcaaccgactgagccacccacgcgcccccaccattaattcttttaaaagagatACCATTTGGggtacttggatggctcagtcagttcagtgcccgacttcagctcacggttcatgggtttgggccccgtgtggggcgctgtgctgacagctcagagcctgaagcccgtttcagattctgtgtctccctctctctctctgcccctcacgcactcacaccctgtctctctgtctctcaaagtatgaataaaaacattaacaaattttttacataaataaaaaataaaagagataccATTTTGCTActcattaaaataacaaagattcttttaaaaacatgaagccATGTGGTAGCAATCTTGTGGGGAAACAAGCAATTTCCTCACTTTGGTAAATTGATATGACCTTTCTAGAAGGCAATTTGGCAGTGCAAATTAAAAGTCTCtctattttaaagatgggaaCCTCAAGGCCTAAGAATTTAAGTGACTTGCTTAAAGTTACAAAGTCCATAGTTAGTTAGGGACTAAACCGAGATTAGGGCTCAGACTTCTAACTTTGGCCCTCCAGGTCTTATCTGGTAGCGATGCTTAATACAGCAATGTGTtggaaaacaacctaaatatcctacaataaagatttactttaaaaattctcgAATATCCATGATATCCGTGGCACATAAGtcattaaaagaatatttgatgGTATGGGAAAATGCACATAATGTAGTGGTTAGGGAACATGACAGATATCAGCAGCATATATGGTATggtccaattttttaaaaaaagttatatacatGCATGGAAAAAAATTTGACGAAATATATCTCTGGGTGGAGAGATTTcagatgatttaaaaatcttaggagcacctaagtggctcaatcggttgagcatcgactttggctcaagtcatgatctcatggttgtgagttcaagccccacattgggctcactgctgtcattgcagggtctgcttcggatcctctgtccccctttctgcccctcccacattcgcccttgctctctctctctcttgaaaataacattaaaaaaatgtacacttaaaaaataaatttaaaaattttacttattttttttgataatttccaGATTTTCTACGGGATagaaaaagcaatatattttatttaataaaaacttttaaaaaatggctgaaatGCCATGGGGCTCTTCTGGATGTGAGCTGGAGCTGGCTGACTGGCAGGTGACTGTCAGGGCAGGAAACACTCATCCCAGAGGGCAAGTGTGAGGGGCTCACAGAGTCTAAGAGAATTTATAGCCACGACCAGGGAAGATAGGAAAGATGGCTTTTAGTTCCTTGAAGTTGGATAAGTACAAAGCAAAAGTTAAAGTTCAGGTATAGGAATGAAAAAATACCTAATTAGATTAACAATGTGTTTGGGGGACCTGCTGTACTATGGGGGGACTCATAGCAGAGGTAGTACCCAGAGAGCCGGTGATGGAGGATTCCCACGCACTGTCTGTTCACCCTTTTATACTTTCAGCCTTTTTCTTCTACCCTGTCCCCCTTCTACCATCTTTTGTTTCTCCTCCCGATCTTACTTAGGTTTCTTCTCCCCATCTGACTTGGAAAGGTACATTGAATACCCTGGTTCTCCTTCAGCACCGCTCTGCCCTCTGAAGGCTCTCAAAATTACAATCTGACTAATCCTGCTCTTCATAATTTTGTAAATGTAGGCATCAAGTTTCCAAATTAAGTTATTTCTAGCAAAGAACTGCAAGACAAACACTCgatatataatttttccttttcatagtaTACTGGAGTTAGAAAAGCTccatctatggggcgcctgggtggctcagtcagttaagaaaaGCTCCATCTAATCAAAATCccttaataagtgaatttaatttttgctaaatttagttttgtgttatgtctttttattattttattatgctttattaATAAGTTAGGaaatagagatgagaaaaaattGTCTATATTTCCAACAccttaattaattttaatgtttttaatgtttatttatttttgagagagacagactataagtggggaaggggcagagagagagggagacacagaatctgaagcaggctccaggctctgagctgtcaacacagggcttgaactcacgaactgtgagatcatgacctgagccaaagttggatgcctaactgactgagccacgcacgtGCCCCACCAACACCttaattattaatattcatattttataggaCTTCCTCTCAACTCCTTTCTTACACACTCTTTAGTTATAATCATTGTAAatatgttattttgtattttgattttaacACATCATTATTAGTTTGAAACTAATCATTTGAAACACAGGCTTGATGAACCATAATTTACTTCGGCATTTCCTTATTGATGTACCTATAGATAGTCcagtttttcacttttataaacaTACTGCTGAGATCATGTGACCTTTTATATTTAAGATTCTTTTCTTAGAATAGATTTCCAGAATATTTCTTACTGAATCAAAggcaaatacatttcttttttttaaatgttttatttatttttgagagacagagagagatagagtgtgagtgggggaggggcagagagagagggagacacagaatcggaagcaagctccaggttctgagctgtcagcacagagcccaacgtggggctcgaactcacgaactgcaagattatgacctgagctgaaggtggatgcttaaccgactgagctatccaggcgcccccaagtaaCGTTTCTTTACTTCTTGTTCCTTCCCAATTTACAATGAATTCAGCAAATGTAAGTGAATCTCCTATTTTCAAGACAGGAGACTCAGGGCCTAAGAgtttaagtgatttgctcaaagtTATAGAGTCACATAGTCAGTTAGGGACCAAGACAAGACTGAAACCAAGGCATCTGACTCCAGCCCTCAGTTCGCTAGGTCTACTAGCTTTTCTTTTACCATTTGGCTTTATTTAGCCTTAGATTCTTGGGAATTTTCCCATTGGCTTACTCTTTGCTCTTCTCAGATGAGATTATGCATGAAAGTCacatctttaataaaaaaagcTAAGACCATACATTACACTCGTCACCCTCtacccaacaacagaatacacacttaaaaaaaaagacacatgaaataTGTGTCTCCTTTGCCTAACTTCCCTATTCAGTTTCTGAGTAGCTGGTAACCTGTGGGAAAGTGGGTGGGATAGAGGGGGGGAAAAATGTCCTAATTGTCATCCTAACCTCAGTGTGTCCTAGTGCtgtgttgccatttgcaaccctAGGGGATTAGAGATGGATATTACATGTGTCgtgactgaaaaacaaaaacaaacgaaaacaaaaacaaccctaaaGCAGTGTGCTGTTTGCCATGAGAGAAACAGAACTGGAAATTCGTTCAAAGCTTAAGTCCATCCTCcgtttttcctcctccctttgaTGGCCCCACCTCCTCCAAGTCTCTTTTTGCTCTATTCCAAGACCTTCCGGGACCTGACCTGAGGACTTCTACAAAAACCCTCCTCTTTAGAAAGGATTTGAAATCTTGGGGAGAATTCAAGAGACATTATCTCTTCCCTGGAGTGTTTTTTACCTTTAAACTTCATCCCCGGTTGTGGCATGAAAAGGTTTGGTTCCCGCTAAAGGAATTTCAGGCAGCCGCAAGTAGGTGGGGAGAGTTTTATAGTAGGGAATCCTCTAGGGTGTCCTTTTGGTTAATGCGCAAGGTGCATTTAGTAATAACTAAACTGTGGTGAATGCACAAGGTGATTTAGTAATAACAACTACAGCActtttattgagaactttttcTGCCGGGCATTTGCGGCAAGTGCTTTCCATGCATTATCTCCTTGCATCTGGGAAGAAGCTCCCCCCTTTATAGATTAAGCACTGGAGGCCCACAGATTTTAAACAATATTCCCAGGGACACGGAGCTAGTACATGAATGGAGCTAAGACTTGAATCCACTGTGCATGGAAGAGCAACTGTGGAAGGGCCGGCAACAGGCCCTTGCCAAGCCTGGCTTGAGACACTAAATGCTAGAAGAAGCCTATATTCTGGTGTGCACCTGGTTAGTTCTGGGTGTAAGTTCTTGTTTCTCCAGACCCCTGCCTATGCCTTCGAAATCACACTCAGTGTCTCAGCCTCCCTGTCACCATGGCCCTCAGTCACGGCTTCCATGTTGAGCACTTACCTCCTccaatcctcacaataatcctgcAAGGAGGCACagttattatacccattttaaagatggagaagcAGAGCCTCAGTCACAAGGttactcagagaagttaagtcacgAGTTTCCATGGAGGTAAGTAGCCAAGCTGGGCTGTGGGATTCCAGAGTGCTTGCTGTGCGGCTCGTGCCTgcgcccccacctcctccattgTCCCCGTTCCCTCATCAAGCTCACCAGCCCTTTCtggtgtctccctgtgtctgtcCTCCTAGTTCGGATGGAGATGGCAAGCTCCTCGGGCGCCTGGCTCTCCGGCTGCCTCGTGGCACTCGTGTTCCTCTGCCTGCCCATGCGCGTGTCAGGTAGGAGTTTGTGAACCTCTTCCCGTGTCCGGGACGTCTGCGGAAGGAGACCCAAGCGCAAGGGGGCCTTATTTCTCTCGCGTTcacttcttccccccccccccccgccctacCCCCCCAGTCCTCTCCCAGGCccttcccaggccctgcccttccccaagaCGTCCCCTTCGTCCACGGCACAGCTCctgccctcccatccctcccagaCGCCCTTGTCCCTTTTTTGTCCGCACCGCACAGGGGACACCGGCAACTTCCACCTGGCCCCGCTAGGGGGCACAGCCGAGCTGCCCTGCCCGCTCGCCCTGTGGCCGGTCACCGTGCCCACCGCGGTGACGTGGCTGCGGTCCCCACACCCGGACCGCTCCCAGGCGGTGCACGTGTTCCGGGACGGGAAAGACCGGGAGGAAGGCGTGATGCCGGAGTACAAGGGGCGAACGGCCATGCGGAGGGACGCCCGAGAGGGGAGCGTCAGCCTGGAGATCCGCCAGGTCCGGCTGGAGGACCGAGGGCAGTACCAATGCCAGGTCCAGATCGGAAACCTGACTCGAGAGGGCACCGTGACCCTGCAGGTGGCTGGTTAGTCATTGTCCAAGGGGGACTGAGGTGCCCCCAAGATCTGAATCGTGGGGTGCAGTTACCCTAGGGGCGGATTGGAGAAGGTATGAGGATGAAGCCAGAGACTGTCTCACCCCGTGGGGAGGAGGatgaaggtggggagagggtgggcaTGCACGTGCCGTGAGCAgcccctgctgccccccaccccggagaccgtgggaaggggggagagggctCCCGCGGGGACCGCGCCCCCACGGCCAGGCGTCTCTGTTCCCTGTCCCCCTCCTAGTTGTAGGCTCCGACCCTTACATCCACGTGAAGGGCTACGACGCTGGATGGATCCAGCTGGTGTGCAGGTCGGCGGGATGGTTCCCAAAGCCTTGGGCGGAGTGGAGAGACCCTCAGGGCAGGGTGCTTCTATCGCTGTCAGAGGCCCATTCCCTGGAAGCTGGGCTCTTCCGGACAGCGGTGTCCAGCAGAGTCAGGGACAGCACGCTGGGGAACGTGTCCTGCACCTTCCGCAACTTGGCCCTTGGCCAAGAGAAGACGGCAGCCATGGTCATAGCAGGTAAAAGCTGGGGCCGTAAACGGGCTTGAAGCCCCTGGTGAAAACTCCTACCTTAGTGGAAACCTTATaaagaattttcacatttttttaaattctaagagtAACACATGTTTGcagtagaaaacttgaaaaaaaaacgaggaacattttaaagaaaccaaCAAATGGCCTATAATGTCATAAATTAGAGAGAACTGctgctaacattaaaaaaattatatatttagagagagagagagagagagcacaagcagggggagggggtgagggagaggagagagagaaacccaagcaggctccatgctgtcagcacagagcctgatgcggggctggatcccaggaaccatgagatcatgacctgagcggaaatcaagagcccaacgcttaagggactgagccaccccaggggccctggggcaTTTCTTTCAAGACTGTCTTGTGTGCGTGTATCTCTGAGTGCGTATGTCTTTGCACGTATGTAATTTTCTACCTGAtgtcttcttcctttccacttctAATGTCATGAGCATTTTCCGCCCATGTCCTTCAGTAGTTCTCTGCAACGTGACCTTTAAGGGCTACATAGTACTTCATTGTGTggttatggctgaataaaattaATCGAAGCCTTATTTCTGGACATCTGGATGGTTTCTAATTTTTCCTCCTATTATAATGAGTGGTGCAGTGGACATCTTTGCACATATTTTGGCAAGTgactttgattattttcttagaatgtgtttctagaagtagaattgagGGGTTAAAGGGGTATGAACCTTTTAAAGATCCTTGAGACATGGAGGCCATGTGGCAGAGCAGAGTGGTTTTAGAGCCCAGAAAGATAGACTGTGGCCTGGGGTTCCGAGTAAGCAAGGGTCAtgacctctgccccctcccttctcttACTACTGCCACTGCCTCTCACTgagtgctaagtgctttacctgCCTATCCctttctttatttaaacaaaaatttttaatgtttatttatttttgagagagagagagaaagagagggatctggggaggggcagaaagagagggagacacagaatctgaagcacgctccaggctgagttgtcagcacagagcccagtgcagggctcaaactcacaaactgcaagatcatgacctgagccgaagtcggaggcttaaccgactgagccacccagatgcccctatttatttattgtttaatttttttaagtttatttattttgagagagagagagagagagagagcaagagagcaggggaagggcagagagagagggagagaatcccaagcaggctctgccctgtcagcacagagctcgatgcagagctggaactcaggaaccgtgagatcatgacctgagccaaaaccaagagtcagatgcttaactgactgagccacccaggtgccccatgatccTTTTAAGTCTCCCAACAACCCAGTGGAACAAGGATtattatcatctctattttacGGATGGTAAGCCAGGCTTGGGGAGGCTCAGTCTCTCGCTCAGGGTCACATAATGTTGAGTGAGGTCTCGCATCCAGCCTAGGCTCTCCACCACTTGTCACGGAGCctcttctgctctttttttcttctttcctttctcctttcttcctggctAGGCTTTAGTCTACTGCTGTAGCACCCCAGAATCTGTTCTGCCCCTGCTGCTAGGTCTCAGGGCAAAGATGTCACTGACTGTTGTTTCACTTGACAAGGAGGCAGGTGGGTACTCATGAGAAGAGTGGAGATGGCCCCTGAGGAAGTACCTCCTATCCTCCAAAGTCCCCAGATAATGGTTTCATATAAGGCAGCATGAGGTTGTGGTTGAAAGGCTGAGTTTAACCCACTGTCTTCGGGCGGGAGCATCAACACCACTCCTAAGAGTCGAGCATCTCACTTTAAAGTTGtccccagggggcgcctgggtggcgcagtcggttaagcgtccgacttcagccaggtcacgatctcgcggtctgtgagttcgagccccgcgtcgggctctgggctgatggctcagagcctggagcctgtttccgattctgtgtctccctctctctctgcccctcccccgttcatgctctgtctctctctgtcccaaaaataaattaaaaaaaaataaaataaaaaaaataaagttgtcccCAGGTCATCCAGGGTTGGAGTTACTGAGAGAAGCAAAGACACTCACCTGTCTTGGCCGGAGGTCTCTCCCTAAACTTGATGGAGACAGTTGGGATGCGCCTGAGCCGCCTGCCATCTGAAGTGGGGCCCTTTGAGGGTGGTCATTGGCGGTTTCTGTTTCAGCCCCATCTCCAGGGAAGATCTCCTCCTCAGCAATGGCTCTTGCTGTGATCCTGCCTTTGCTGGGGCTTCTCATCATGGCAGGCGTTTGCCTCATTTGGAAGCAAAAAAGATCCAAAGGTAACTAAGTGGTAAGGGAGTCCCGGCCGAGACTGAGAAGTGGGACTGAGGCTTCTCTAGGAAATGGCCGGGAGGAAGTAGATGTGGACATGAGTTATCCCTAGGTTGCAGACCCTGCAAGCTGGCTGAGAGCAAACTGGTAGAGCCATGCTGGGGGACTCACATTGCAGAAAGGGTCAAAGAAACTGCAGAAAACTCCTGGGCAGAGCTGTGAATTCTATCTTCTGATAAATTAGGAAAATACTGATCATGCCAGTCTTCTAATTAATTAAGAAATGCAGTGCTATCCATTAGATAAAACCCCTGTGAATGTGGTTGAATTTCATAGGATCTCGGGGTCACAAAGGATCCTGAAAGTCGTATAAGCCAACACTCCTGTCCCCATCTGATGGTTTGAAGATCCTCTAATCCTTTCAAATAGTCACACACCCACAGGGACGAGGAGCAAAGTCCTACTCAGGCAGCTTGCGTGGGCCATCTTTGGACAACCCTGCCTACTAGAAAAAGTCCTTCCTTTAACTGAGCTGacacatctttctttcttccagagaATCTTCTCTATGAACAGGTGGTGGAGGTAGGTAAGTGTCTTGAGCTTGGTGGGGATGTTACTGTGTTTTATTGGTTTTGTGCTCCCAATGACCACTGATTTAAATTGTGCACCTGAAAGTCCCAACATCTGATGTCCTggtggcaggggtggtggggggtcTATACCTGCCATTTCCAGTTTTTGCAGACTCTTACTTGTCACAGCTTGCCTTCCAGTATATTTGGTGGTTTTTGTATGTGAACTCATTCCTTGGTCTTGCTCTCCACTCCTGTGGGAGTCATGTAGATCTAACGTGGGGGAAGCTTTCATTCGTTCAACAATTAGTAATTGTCTCTGAAGCACCCCAGACCATACTGGAGGCTGGGGACACAATGGCGAGTAAAAACACACACAGTCTGTGCCTTCTTGGGGCGTTCAGTCTAATCAAGGAAGCATATGTGAATGAAATGATTATACAAACAAATTGTGCACAGATGCCACAAGAGGGAGTTCTAAGGGTTGTAAAGACTGTGACCAGGAGGAACCAACCAAGTTTCAGGGACAGGAGAGGGGGACCCTGAGGAAGTGATgtgtgatctggaagacaggcggtctggagggaagagggaataGAAAACCATGTgcagcagaaggaacagcatgtgaaAGAAACACAGTGTGGAAATGAGGCCAAAGATGACAGCGGATGAGGCTGTGGACTTGGCAGGGGTCAGCCCAGGTGACGCCCTGTAGATCACGTGAAGGGTTTTGGTCTTTCCTATCAGAGCAGTGGTAAAGCAGTGAACCGGGCAATCTTGGCCAGAATTGTGCTTCGAGAAGCTCTCTCCGGCTGCAGTGTTGAGAAAGGACCAGAGGGAGCAATGGGACAAGATGTGGGGGCAGGTTGGGGGGCACCACTTCTGTCATCCAGATGAGAAATGGTGAGGGCCTGGGTcaaggaggtggaggtggagacaGGGAGGTTCAAGAGCAGATGAACTCAATAGGCATCGGGGACCTTCAGAGTAACAGCACAGaatctcatttacttttctttctctagaaaaTCTTCTCTCAGACCACGcaaaagaaaaaggtaattaTATGTGTAGAATAAAGAGTAGGGAACAAATAACAAAGAAtatattctttctatttctaCATGAATGCTGACAGTCTATGATACatactttatacacacacacacacacacacacattttccatTAATATTATTGGAATTCACTTTCCAATATCAAGGGCTTATAGGGCCGGTGGCCATGGTGAGGGGGTGCACTTGATCAGCATTCACGGGTCTGGATTGGCCTGAGGTCCCTTCACCAGTCTTTCTGTCAATCACTGAAAAAGAAGGTCTACTTACTATTTAGAAAGGTATTATTATGGTCATGTGGGGTGTATGGAAAATCTGAGGAATCCATACAACTTTTGCACCGAGAGAGGCGGTATCATACGATGGGAGGgtcacaggctctggagtcagcgACTGGGTCAGTGGTACCTGGCTCAGATCACTGCTCTGCCGCTTACCGGCCTTGGACAAGGCACTTAActgctctgagcttcagttttctcgtctgtaaaatggggacagtaagtCCCCTCACCTGATTGTTTTCAGGACTCAAATAGACAAAACTTCTTATTACAAAGCCTGGtactcctttttcttcctgccatTTCATCTTCACTAATCGAGTGTCTGCTGTAAGCCACCGAGCATAAAAGTTAGACACCCAGGGCACAAACAAACAGGGGCTATGCCCTTAAGGTCTTGCTGGGAAGACAAGTCACTGGACCAGAAATGGCTCTATGTGCACCGATTTCAgcatctcctctcctccctgatTACATCTCCTCCAAGGCGATGGAAGTGTGGGTGCTTGCACAACTCAGGGATGCTATGGCTGCTCTGTTCAAGAGCGGAAGGAACGGTGGTGTAGTGGGGCTGACCTCTGGGAGCCAGACAGATGTGGGTTGGAATCCTGCCTCCTCGGCCACTTACTAGCCTGGTCACCTGGGCAAATTTCCacctccctctgagcctcagacaactactctataaaatggggatactaattGTATGCACCTCACATGGTGGAGGGGGTTCAGTGCCCACCTCGTTATGAGAACACGACACAATAAATGGAGACTGTTAGTAGTGGGAATAGTAAAAATCAGCCATAAGCTCCTTGGGGGCTGTATCGTATTCGGTTTCACTGCCCAAGTGCCTAATGCCTAACACATGCCCCGcccttagcacagggcctggcagtgAACTCGAACGTGTAACTTTAGTTCTCTGGCAAGGCCAGTGCTAGGAGGAAATGTGGGCTGGATGGCGCCTCCAGAAAAGCCACAAGCACAGTAGTCTCAGGAGCTTACAGTTTATGTCCCGAGACCTGGGATCTCCAAATTT is a genomic window containing:
- the LOC123597716 gene encoding erythroid membrane-associated protein isoform X1 — its product is MEMASSSGAWLSGCLVALVFLCLPMRVSGDTGNFHLAPLGGTAELPCPLALWPVTVPTAVTWLRSPHPDRSQAVHVFRDGKDREEGVMPEYKGRTAMRRDAREGSVSLEIRQVRLEDRGQYQCQVQIGNLTREGTVTLQVAVVGSDPYIHVKGYDAGWIQLVCRSAGWFPKPWAEWRDPQGRVLLSLSEAHSLEAGLFRTAVSSRVRDSTLGNVSCTFRNLALGQEKTAAMVIAAPSPGKISSSAMALAVILPLLGLLIMAGVCLIWKQKRSKENLLYEQVVEVENLLSDHAKEKGRLHKVLKTLRNELKLKRAAANSGWRRARLHFVAVTLDPDTAHPKLMLSEDRRRVKLGERKQPVPDGPQRFDFVVSVLGAEYFTAGCHYWEVFVGDKTKWALGVCSESVGRKGKVTATPANGHWLVRQSSEKKYEALTSPQTILRLKEPPRCVGVFLDYEAGVISFYNVTNRSHIFTFTHSFSGPLRPFFEPCLHDGGKNTAPLIICSELQKSEPSTVPKPEEKGQANGDVAMKVDPSLLPPEGPELSPLRDMILPWPSDIGPALQELKVPFF
- the LOC123597716 gene encoding erythroid membrane-associated protein isoform X2, whose protein sequence is MEMASSSGAWLSGCLVALVFLCLPMRVSGDTGNFHLAPLGGTAELPCPLALWPVTVPTAVTWLRSPHPDRSQAVHVFRDGKDREEGVMPEYKGRTAMRRDAREGSVSLEIRQVRLEDRGQYQCQVQIGNLTREGTVTLQVAVVGSDPYIHVKGYDAGWIQLVCRSAGWFPKPWAEWRDPQGRVLLSLSEAHSLEAGLFRTAVSSRVRDSTLGNVSCTFRNLALGQEKTAAMVIAAPSPGKISSSAMALAVILPLLGLLIMAGVCLIWKQKRSKENLLYEQVVEVENLLSDHAKEKGRLHKVLKTLRNELKLKRAAANSVAVTLDPDTAHPKLMLSEDRRRVKLGERKQPVPDGPQRFDFVVSVLGAEYFTAGCHYWEVFVGDKTKWALGVCSESVGRKGKVTATPANGHWLVRQSSEKKYEALTSPQTILRLKEPPRCVGVFLDYEAGVISFYNVTNRSHIFTFTHSFSGPLRPFFEPCLHDGGKNTAPLIICSELQKSEPSTVPKPEEKGQANGDVAMKVDPSLLPPEGPELSPLRDMILPWPSDIGPALQELKVPFF